From Delphinus delphis chromosome X, mDelDel1.2, whole genome shotgun sequence, a single genomic window includes:
- the ERAS gene encoding GTPase ERas, producing the protein MALPTKPSMIDLGLGTWSPSSQEQSHRARAPSRGVGKQLPEYKAVVVGASGVGKSALTIQLNHQCFVEDHDPTIQDSYWKEMALDHGGCILNVLDTAGQATHRALRDQCVAIGDGVLGVFALDDPSSLAQLQQMRATWGPHHTQPLVLVGNKCDLVTTTGDARAAAAALAKSWGAPFVETSAKTRQGVEEAFSLLIHEIQRVREAMAKEAMAGPGGDKGRHQKAMCRCGCSVA; encoded by the coding sequence ATGGCGCTGCCAACAAAGCCTAGCATGATTGATCTGGGCCTGGGCACCTGGAGCCCTAGCTCCCAGGAGCAGAGCCACAGGGCTCGGGCACCCTCCAGGGGTGTTGGCAAGCAGCTGCCTGAGTACAAGGCCGTGGTAGTGGGCGCGAGTGGCGTGGGAAAGAGCGCGCTGACCATCCAGCTGAACCACCAGTGCTTCGTGGAAGACCACGACCCTACCATCCAGGATTCCTACTGGAAGGAGATGGCCCTGGACCACGGAGGCTGCATTCTGAATGTGCTGGACACGGCGGGGCAGGCCACTCATCGGGCCCTGCGTGACCAGTGTGTGGCGATTGGGGATGGTGTGCTGGGTGTCTTCGCCCTCGATGACCCCTCGTCTCTAGCCCAGCTGCAGCAGATGCGGGCCACCTGGGGCCCGCACCACACCCAGCCCCTCGTCCTTGTGGGCAACAAGTGTGACCTTGTGACCACCACCGGAGATGCTcgtgctgctgctgcagccctcGCAAAGAGCTGGGGGGCCCCTTTTGTGGAGACCTCAGCCAAGACACGCCAAGGTGTGGAGGAGGCCTTTTCCCTGCTCATCCATGAGATCCAAAGAGTCCGGGAGGCCATGGCAAAGGAGGCCATGGCAGGGCCAGGTGGGGATAAAGGCCGGCACCAGAAGGCCATGTGCCGCTGTGGCTGCTCCGTGGCCTGA
- the PCSK1N gene encoding proSAAS → MAGSPLLRGPRAGGVGLLVLLLLGLLEPPPALCARPVKEPRSLGAASPPKAEASAPRRFRRAATRGEAAGAVQELARALAHLLEAERQERARAEAQEAEDQQARALAQLLRVWGAPRTNDPALGLEDDPDAPAAQLARALLRARLDPAALAAQLVPAPAPAPALRPRPPVYDDGPTGPDAEDAGDETLDLDPELLRYLLGRILAGSADPEAVAAPRRLRRAADQDLGPEVPPEGVLGALLRVKRLETPAPQAPARRLLP, encoded by the exons ATGGCGGGGTCGCCGCTGCTCCGCGGGCCGCGGGCCGGGGGCGTCGGCCTTTTGGTGCTGCTGCTTTTGGGCTTACTCGAGCCGCCCCCCGCGCTCTGCGCAAGGCCGGTAAAG GAGCCCCGCAGCCTGGGCGCAGCCTCTCCCCCCAAGGCTGAGGCCAGCGCTCCCCGCCGCTTCCGGCGGGCAGCGACTCGAGGAGAGGCGGCGGGGGCTGTGCAGGAGCTGGCGCGGGCGCTGGCGCACCTGCTGGAGGCCGAACGGCAGGAGCGGGCGCGGGCTGAGGCGCAAGAGGCTGAGGATCAGCAAGCGCGCGCCCTGGCGCAGCTGCTGCGCGTCTGGGGCGCACCCCGCACCAACGACCCGGCGCTGGGCCTGGAGGACGACCCCGACGCGCCAGCCGCGCAGCTCGCCCGAGCCCTGCTCCGCGCCCGCCTGGACCCCGCCGCCCTCGCAGCCCAGCTTGTtcccgcccctgcccccgccccggcACTCAGACCCCGGCCCCCAGTCTACGACGACGGCCCCACGGGCCCAGATGCCGAGGACGCCGGCGACGAGACGCTGGACCTGGATCCGGAGCTGCTGAG GTATTTGTTGGGGCGGATCCTCGCGGGAAGCGCAGACCCCGAAGCTGTGGCTGCCCCGCGTCGCCTCCGCCGAGCCGCTGACCAGGACCTGGGCCCTGAGGTCCCCCCTGAGGGCGTACTGGGGGCCCTGCTGCGCGTAAAGCGTCTGGAGACCCCCGCACCCCAGGCCCCAGCGCGCCGCCTCCTGCCCTGA